A window of the Streptomyces griseochromogenes genome harbors these coding sequences:
- a CDS encoding non-ribosomal peptide synthetase: MGARVEADREFWSRVLAEGGTTTVPRWVREPVPGAAEHEAAVPDDVAETVRGLVRELGVPVSALLLAAHAKVLATLSGEPEVVTGYAAGVRGEPLPCRLAVPPGSWRALVSAAQHAEAQVLAHREFPVDELRRELGAAEPSYEVVFGPRGAEDTHADDGVVHVRWSDRDGRLRLRLRYRTDVLDAAGAARIGDYHVAALGLMTADLDAEHTRQSLLSADEVREQLEGLAGPRRPLPDARAHELFEQRARAHPDAVAAVQGEREWTYGELNARANRLARALLQRGLGREDVVAVVTERDLDWLAATLAVFKAGGAYLPIEPHFPADRITATLSRAGCRLVLTASGSTRTLDRALAAVPGTEKLLIETAYAEPHSEADLGVRVDADQLAYIYFTSGSTGEPKGAMCEHAGLLNHLYAKIDDLGIDEGCVVAQTAPQCFDISLWQLVSSLLTGGRTLLVAQDVIVDVERFVDTLVHGRVGVAQVVPSYLEVVVSYLEQRPRALPDLRCVSVTGEALKRELVQRWFAIQPEIKLVNAYGLTETSDDTNHEVMDAVPERVLLGRAVNNVHVYVVDEQLSLVPLGAPGLIAFSGVCVGRGYVNDPERTREAYRKDPYRPGQRLYLGGDWGRWHPGGKLEFLGRRDNQVKIRGFRIEIGEIENALLRVAGVRDGAVVVADRPGQNKHLIAFYTGRCLEAHELREALGAGLPAYMVPSAFHWQPGLPLTANGKIDRKALTALAETTEPAVPSADGDAPLTPTERKLAVVWADLLGVPEPQIGRKDHFFDSGGTSLTAVRLTVALDRAVSLKDITRHPVLADLAGLLDGTARQRTELLQPLSEADGAPECALVCFPYAGGNAVNYQPMASALAGSGVAVLAVDLPGHDLAAHQEPFASITQVAEQVASEIVARGLTRVLLWGHSSGTAPAIETARRLQAHGVDVPRVFLGAQLLGTVPDRRSAIGELTSLSNAEIAARLTADNGYTELAELNARHAEHIGAAYRHDCVSAHRYFCAVLENPAPVKLAAPVSVVVAADDPHTAGHAQHHRDWLLLTEHVDLHELTDGGHYFPRTRPAAAAQAVLGVVAPLASS, encoded by the coding sequence ATGGGAGCGCGCGTGGAAGCGGACCGGGAGTTCTGGAGCCGTGTGCTGGCCGAAGGTGGTACCACCACGGTGCCACGCTGGGTCCGGGAGCCGGTTCCCGGAGCGGCCGAGCACGAGGCGGCGGTGCCGGACGACGTGGCCGAGACGGTGCGTGGGCTGGTGCGGGAGCTGGGCGTACCGGTGAGCGCGTTACTGCTGGCGGCGCATGCCAAGGTACTGGCCACGCTGTCCGGTGAACCGGAGGTGGTGACGGGTTACGCCGCCGGGGTGCGCGGCGAACCGCTGCCGTGCCGCCTTGCCGTGCCCCCGGGCTCCTGGCGCGCACTGGTCTCGGCCGCTCAGCACGCCGAGGCGCAGGTGCTGGCACACCGGGAGTTCCCGGTGGACGAACTGCGGCGGGAGCTGGGCGCGGCGGAGCCTTCCTACGAGGTCGTGTTCGGTCCCAGAGGGGCCGAGGACACCCATGCCGATGACGGCGTTGTGCATGTGCGCTGGTCCGACCGGGACGGACGGCTGCGGCTGCGGCTGCGGTACCGCACGGACGTGCTGGACGCCGCGGGCGCGGCCCGGATCGGCGACTACCACGTGGCGGCGCTCGGGCTGATGACGGCGGATCTGGACGCCGAGCACACCCGGCAGAGTCTGCTGTCGGCCGACGAGGTGCGCGAGCAGCTGGAAGGGCTGGCCGGGCCCCGCCGTCCGCTGCCGGACGCGCGGGCGCACGAACTGTTCGAGCAGCGGGCACGGGCGCATCCGGACGCGGTGGCGGCCGTGCAGGGCGAGCGGGAGTGGACGTACGGCGAGCTCAACGCGCGCGCGAACCGGTTGGCGCGGGCGCTGCTGCAGCGGGGACTGGGCCGGGAAGACGTGGTAGCCGTCGTCACCGAGCGCGATCTGGACTGGCTGGCCGCGACGCTGGCGGTGTTCAAGGCGGGCGGCGCCTACCTCCCGATCGAGCCGCACTTCCCGGCGGACCGCATCACGGCAACGTTGTCACGTGCGGGATGCCGGCTGGTCCTGACCGCATCCGGCAGCACCCGGACCCTCGACCGGGCGCTCGCCGCCGTCCCGGGAACCGAGAAGCTGCTGATCGAGACGGCGTACGCCGAGCCGCACAGCGAGGCCGATCTCGGGGTGCGGGTCGACGCCGATCAGCTGGCCTACATCTACTTCACCTCCGGCTCCACCGGCGAACCGAAGGGCGCGATGTGCGAGCACGCGGGTCTGCTCAACCATCTCTACGCCAAGATCGACGACTTGGGGATCGACGAAGGATGCGTGGTGGCGCAGACCGCCCCGCAGTGCTTCGACATCTCGCTGTGGCAGCTGGTGTCCTCGCTCCTGACGGGCGGACGGACCCTGCTGGTCGCGCAGGACGTGATCGTGGACGTGGAGCGGTTCGTCGACACGCTGGTGCACGGCCGGGTGGGTGTGGCGCAGGTCGTGCCCTCCTATCTGGAGGTCGTGGTCTCGTATCTGGAGCAGCGCCCCCGCGCGCTGCCGGACCTGCGGTGCGTGTCGGTGACCGGTGAGGCGCTGAAACGGGAGCTGGTCCAGCGCTGGTTCGCGATCCAGCCGGAGATCAAGCTGGTCAACGCCTACGGACTGACCGAGACGTCGGACGACACCAACCACGAGGTCATGGACGCGGTGCCCGAGCGCGTGCTGCTGGGGCGTGCGGTCAACAACGTGCACGTCTACGTCGTGGACGAGCAGCTGTCGCTGGTGCCGCTGGGCGCCCCCGGACTCATCGCGTTCTCCGGCGTCTGCGTGGGCCGCGGGTACGTCAACGATCCCGAGCGGACCCGGGAGGCCTACCGGAAGGACCCGTACCGTCCGGGTCAGCGGCTCTACCTCGGGGGTGACTGGGGGCGCTGGCACCCCGGCGGGAAGCTGGAGTTCCTCGGCCGCCGGGACAACCAGGTCAAGATCCGCGGCTTCCGCATCGAGATCGGCGAGATCGAGAACGCCCTGCTGCGAGTGGCCGGGGTGCGGGACGGCGCGGTGGTCGTCGCCGACCGGCCCGGGCAGAACAAGCACCTGATCGCCTTCTACACGGGCCGGTGCCTGGAGGCGCACGAGCTGCGCGAGGCGCTGGGTGCCGGGCTGCCCGCCTACATGGTCCCGTCGGCCTTCCACTGGCAGCCCGGCCTGCCGCTGACCGCCAACGGCAAGATCGACAGGAAGGCGCTGACCGCACTCGCGGAGACGACGGAGCCCGCCGTACCCAGCGCGGACGGCGACGCTCCGCTCACCCCGACCGAGCGGAAGCTGGCCGTCGTCTGGGCCGATCTGCTGGGCGTCCCCGAGCCGCAGATCGGCCGCAAGGACCACTTCTTCGACTCCGGGGGCACCTCGCTGACGGCGGTGAGACTCACCGTAGCGCTCGACCGCGCGGTGTCCCTCAAGGACATCACCCGGCACCCGGTGCTCGCCGACCTGGCCGGCCTGCTGGACGGCACGGCACGCCAGCGCACGGAGCTGCTCCAGCCGCTGTCGGAGGCGGATGGTGCGCCGGAGTGCGCGCTGGTGTGCTTCCCCTACGCGGGCGGCAACGCGGTCAACTACCAGCCGATGGCGAGCGCGTTGGCGGGCAGCGGCGTGGCGGTCCTCGCGGTGGACCTGCCCGGTCACGACCTGGCCGCCCATCAGGAGCCGTTCGCCTCGATCACCCAGGTGGCGGAGCAGGTCGCTTCCGAGATCGTCGCCCGTGGCCTGACCCGGGTCCTGCTGTGGGGCCACTCCTCGGGCACCGCGCCGGCCATCGAGACGGCCAGACGGCTCCAGGCACACGGTGTGGACGTGCCACGGGTCTTCCTCGGCGCGCAGCTGCTCGGCACCGTCCCCGACCGGCGCTCGGCCATCGGCGAACTGACGAGCCTGAGCAACGCCGAGATCGCCGCGCGGCTGACCGCGGACAACGGCTACACGGAACTCGCGGAACTGAACGCGCGGCACGCCGAGCACATCGGGGCGGCCTACCGGCACGACTGTGTGTCCGCGCACCGCTATTTCTGCGCCGTCCTGGAGAACCCGGCGCCGGTGAAGCTGGCCGCGCCGGTCTCGGTGGTCGTCGCCGCCGACGATCCCCACACGGCCGGTCACGCCCAACACCACCGGGACTGGCTGCTCCTGACCGAGCACGTGGATCTGCACGAGCTGACCGACGGCGGCCACTACTTCCCGCGCACCCGTCCGGCCGCGGCGGCACAGGCCGTCCTGGGCGTCGTGGCACCACTGGCCTCCTCCTGA